Proteins encoded by one window of Nitrincola iocasae:
- the fliF gene encoding flagellar basal-body MS-ring/collar protein FliF has translation MAGFNSLGILRQLGLMVGLAASVAIGFAVVLWSQQPDYRVLYANLSFSDANEVIEQLRTNQIPYRFDADGRAILVPESHVHRARLQLAADGFSTDKTIGFELLDQDHGMGSSQFMETTRYRRGLEGELARTISNMMAVRSARIHLAIPKDTVFIRDQSKPRASVFLELLSGRQLERDQVAAIANLVASSIPELDVKDVTIVDQRGRLLNIRDADSDVVLAARQLEYVRQVEDTLVNRVNSILQPVVGLGNFRAEVSADIDFTEIEQASEVYNPDLPALRSEQVMEEHREAGDVAAGVPGALANQPPGPVAVPEVAGADGTMAGAGSSGTSRNQATRNFELDRSISYTRQQMGGVKRLSVAVVVDDLSNVDAETGELSRTSWSEEDLDRLRLLVQNAVGFSALRGDSVNVINSSFVPPEEFEVVDTPFWQQDWFWDLLKQLGAGLFVLVLVLGILRPVLKHLSTAGGSRPVNELGPAGQISAELDSLNGSDIADDKVTFGGVESAAMVTPNESFDYQLNEIRSMVAEDPARVAQAIKQWVIERE, from the coding sequence ATGGCTGGGTTCAACAGCCTGGGGATATTACGTCAATTGGGTTTAATGGTTGGGTTGGCTGCAAGTGTTGCAATTGGCTTTGCTGTAGTGCTTTGGTCTCAACAACCAGACTATCGAGTTCTCTATGCCAACTTAAGTTTTTCTGATGCTAATGAAGTTATAGAACAGCTGCGAACTAATCAAATTCCTTACCGCTTTGACGCGGACGGTCGTGCTATTTTGGTGCCTGAATCCCATGTGCATAGGGCTCGTTTGCAATTGGCTGCAGATGGATTTTCCACTGATAAAACCATAGGCTTCGAGTTGCTGGATCAGGACCATGGCATGGGTAGCAGTCAGTTTATGGAGACTACACGTTACCGTCGTGGCCTGGAAGGTGAACTGGCCAGAACTATTTCTAATATGATGGCTGTCAGGTCTGCACGTATTCACTTGGCGATTCCTAAAGATACGGTTTTTATTCGGGATCAGAGCAAGCCTCGGGCATCGGTATTCCTCGAGCTGCTATCCGGACGTCAGTTAGAACGAGACCAGGTGGCTGCGATAGCCAATCTGGTTGCTTCCAGTATTCCAGAGCTGGATGTCAAAGATGTCACCATTGTTGATCAGCGTGGTCGTCTACTGAATATTCGTGATGCTGATTCGGATGTGGTACTGGCTGCACGTCAGTTGGAATATGTGCGTCAGGTGGAAGACACATTGGTTAACCGGGTAAACAGTATTCTGCAGCCGGTTGTCGGCTTGGGTAATTTCCGAGCCGAAGTATCCGCTGATATAGACTTCACCGAAATTGAACAAGCCAGCGAGGTCTATAATCCTGATTTGCCGGCTTTGCGTAGTGAACAGGTCATGGAAGAGCACCGAGAAGCTGGCGATGTGGCTGCGGGTGTCCCTGGTGCTTTAGCAAATCAGCCGCCAGGACCGGTAGCTGTGCCGGAAGTCGCCGGAGCGGATGGAACGATGGCTGGCGCGGGAAGTTCCGGAACCAGTCGTAATCAAGCGACACGTAATTTTGAGTTGGACCGTAGCATCAGTTATACCCGTCAGCAAATGGGGGGTGTCAAACGTTTGTCGGTTGCGGTGGTCGTTGATGATCTGAGCAATGTTGATGCAGAGACAGGGGAGTTGAGCAGAACGTCATGGTCCGAAGAAGATTTGGACCGCTTGCGCCTGTTGGTGCAGAATGCCGTGGGCTTTTCAGCGCTACGAGGGGATAGTGTTAATGTGATTAATTCATCCTTTGTGCCGCCTGAAGAGTTTGAGGTAGTGGATACACCTTTCTGGCAGCAGGACTGGTTCTGGGATTTGCTTAAACAGTTGGGGGCTGGTCTGTTTGTGCTGGTGCTGGTTCTGGGTATTCTGCGTCCTGTATTGAAGCACTTATCTACCGCAGGTGGCAGTCGACCTGTAAATGAGCTAGGGCCAGCGGGCCAGATCTCGGCTGAGTTGGACTCGCTGAATGGTTCGGATATAGCCGATGACAAGGTGACTTTTGGTGGTGTAGAGTCCGCTGCTATGGTTACGCCTAATGAAAGTTTTGATTATCAGTTGAATGAAATTCGCAGTATGGTAGCAGAGGACCCGGCCCGGGTGGCCCAAGCGATTAAACAGTGGGTGATAGAGCGTGAGTGA
- the fliG gene encoding flagellar motor switch protein FliG translates to MSDGLTDIEKAAVLLISLGESDAAEILKHLGPKEVQRIGEAMSRLDNVPQSRVESVVSDFLDVVGDQTGIGINNDRYIRAMLNQALGEDKAKTLIDRILFSTNTSGLDTLRWMDARQVAEIIRFEHPQIQAVIVSYLEPDQAANVLSFFDDKVRLDIVMRVAALDQIQPQALQELNDMLESQFSGPRSTQLTRLGGVKSAANIMNFIDTQIEAELMDAIKESDEGLANQISDLMFVFDNLLDVEDRGIQVILREIQTDQLVVALKGADSQLQEKIFKNMSKRAAELLRDDLEAKGPVRISEVESAQKEILNVARRLADEGEITLGGGDDMI, encoded by the coding sequence GTGAGTGATGGGCTGACGGATATTGAAAAAGCAGCTGTGTTGCTGATTAGCCTGGGTGAAAGCGACGCCGCTGAAATACTGAAACACCTTGGCCCGAAAGAAGTACAGCGGATAGGTGAGGCTATGTCTCGCCTGGATAATGTACCTCAATCACGTGTCGAGTCCGTTGTGTCAGATTTTCTGGATGTGGTCGGTGATCAGACGGGTATTGGTATCAACAATGACCGTTACATTCGGGCAATGTTAAATCAGGCTTTGGGTGAAGATAAGGCTAAAACTCTGATCGACAGAATACTCTTCAGTACTAATACTTCGGGGCTGGATACGCTGCGCTGGATGGATGCCCGTCAGGTCGCTGAAATTATCCGCTTTGAGCACCCGCAGATTCAGGCCGTCATAGTATCCTATCTGGAGCCGGATCAGGCAGCTAATGTCTTAAGCTTCTTTGATGATAAAGTGCGTCTGGATATTGTTATGAGGGTTGCTGCATTAGATCAGATTCAGCCACAAGCCCTGCAGGAGCTGAATGATATGCTGGAAAGTCAGTTCAGTGGTCCTCGTTCAACGCAGTTGACGCGTTTGGGTGGGGTGAAATCTGCGGCAAATATTATGAACTTCATAGATACGCAGATAGAAGCTGAGCTAATGGATGCGATTAAGGAGTCCGATGAAGGGTTGGCCAACCAGATCTCTGATCTGATGTTTGTATTTGATAATTTACTGGATGTTGAAGACCGTGGCATACAGGTTATTCTACGAGAAATTCAGACAGATCAGTTGGTTGTTGCGCTCAAAGGTGCTGACTCGCAATTACAGGAAAAAATCTTTAAAAATATGTCCAAGCGCGCTGCTGAGCTGCTGCGTGATGATTTGGAAGCAAAAGGTCCTGTGCGTATCAGCGAAGTGGAGTCTGCGCAGAAAGAAATTCTCAACGTTGCCCGACGGCTTGCCGATGAAGGTGAGATTACGCTGGGTGGCGGTGATGATATGATTTAA
- a CDS encoding flagellar assembly protein FliH, with protein MKADNLFPVRIPAAEARRLNTWELPMMEGDLQQGSAFNTVYHEETVTVTDEEVVAEKLTLAEIEQIREDAFKEGFAQGREEGFEQGKADGYRQGYEQGLASGETEIKRQLALLDSLQVSFRQPIAEQEKALEGLLADLILRFAEAVVNAELQSSEAHIVKAVMSALEELPSTTLNCQVQVNPVDLDALERLAQREGFTLISDETITAGGCRLMTENSRVDHTVETRFQQVAEQLSAALGKYTSSAPQ; from the coding sequence ATGAAAGCAGATAATCTTTTTCCTGTCAGAATACCGGCTGCAGAAGCCCGCCGTTTGAATACTTGGGAACTCCCAATGATGGAGGGTGATCTGCAGCAGGGTTCAGCTTTTAATACCGTCTATCATGAAGAGACGGTAACGGTGACGGATGAAGAAGTGGTTGCTGAAAAACTGACCTTGGCTGAAATAGAGCAAATTCGCGAAGATGCCTTTAAAGAAGGTTTTGCCCAGGGGCGTGAAGAAGGCTTCGAGCAGGGAAAGGCGGATGGGTACAGGCAGGGCTATGAGCAGGGTTTAGCCTCAGGCGAAACTGAAATAAAACGGCAATTAGCATTGCTTGATAGTCTACAAGTCTCTTTCAGGCAGCCTATTGCTGAACAGGAAAAAGCACTGGAGGGCTTGTTAGCTGATCTGATTCTACGTTTTGCTGAAGCCGTGGTGAATGCTGAACTTCAGTCCAGCGAAGCACACATTGTGAAGGCAGTAATGTCGGCTTTAGAAGAGCTGCCCTCGACAACACTAAATTGTCAGGTCCAGGTCAACCCCGTTGATCTGGATGCGCTGGAGCGGCTGGCTCAGCGTGAAGGTTTTACACTCATATCAGATGAAACTATTACCGCGGGTGGTTGCCGTTTGATGACTGAAAACAGTCGTGTGGACCATACCGTAGAGACCCGTTTTCAACAGGTGGCTGAGCAGTTGTCTGCTGCGCTGGGAAAATACACCTCATCTGCTCCGCAATAA
- the fliI gene encoding flagellar protein export ATPase FliI: protein MALFHNQPHLQDPGLFAPAYPEVSGRITRLIGLTLEAVGLKVALGDYCKIEVLKGQYSEAEVVGFSGDRIYLMPLHSVDGLQPGARVIPQRSGSLVPVGFGLLGRVINGIGQPIDGKGELDAERYVPMQGEVINPLSRHPIDTSLDVGIRSINGLLTVGCGQRLGLFAGSGVGKSVLLGMMTRYTAADITVVGLIGERGREVREFIDHSLGAEGMARSVVVASPADDSPLMRLRAAELTTRIAEYFRAQGKRVLLLMDSLTRYAQAQREIALAVGEPPATKGYPPSVFARLPRLVERAGNSQAGEGSITAFYTVLTEGDDQQDPIADAARAILDGHIVLSRRLAEQGHYPAIDIEASISRVMPQVVPADHLAKALEFKRLFSRYQQNADLIAVGAYVRGSDPQTDRAIEMLPVLQAYLQQGMTESFDLERSKQELIMSMSIPAASTNTSQGMRGGVSQGDRR, encoded by the coding sequence ATGGCACTCTTTCATAATCAACCGCATCTGCAGGACCCTGGCTTATTTGCGCCGGCTTACCCCGAGGTGAGTGGGCGGATTACGCGTCTGATTGGCTTGACGCTGGAGGCCGTCGGCTTGAAAGTTGCGCTGGGTGATTACTGCAAAATTGAAGTGCTAAAAGGCCAGTATTCTGAAGCTGAAGTAGTCGGTTTTTCCGGTGATCGAATCTATCTGATGCCTTTGCATAGTGTTGATGGCTTGCAGCCCGGCGCCAGAGTGATTCCACAACGCAGCGGTAGTCTGGTGCCGGTGGGGTTTGGCTTGCTAGGGCGGGTCATTAATGGCATAGGTCAGCCTATTGACGGTAAGGGTGAGCTGGATGCTGAGCGTTATGTACCTATGCAGGGAGAAGTTATTAATCCCTTGTCACGTCATCCAATAGATACCTCTTTGGATGTGGGTATTCGTTCCATTAATGGCTTGTTGACAGTGGGTTGTGGTCAGCGCCTAGGTTTATTTGCGGGAAGTGGCGTGGGTAAATCGGTCTTGCTGGGCATGATGACGCGTTACACTGCGGCCGATATTACTGTGGTAGGCTTAATTGGCGAACGTGGACGTGAGGTGCGTGAGTTTATCGATCACAGCCTGGGGGCTGAAGGTATGGCCCGATCTGTAGTCGTGGCTTCACCAGCAGACGATTCGCCCTTGATGCGCCTGAGGGCGGCTGAACTTACCACGCGAATTGCCGAATACTTTCGTGCTCAAGGCAAGCGAGTGCTGCTACTGATGGATTCGCTGACACGCTACGCGCAGGCTCAGAGAGAGATTGCGTTGGCCGTTGGGGAGCCTCCAGCAACTAAAGGCTACCCTCCTTCGGTTTTTGCGCGCTTACCGCGACTTGTCGAACGTGCCGGAAATTCGCAGGCTGGCGAGGGCTCTATTACCGCCTTCTATACCGTGCTGACTGAGGGTGATGATCAGCAAGATCCCATTGCTGATGCCGCGCGGGCAATTTTGGATGGACATATTGTATTGTCCCGGCGTTTGGCTGAACAAGGACATTATCCAGCTATAGATATTGAGGCATCTATTAGTCGTGTTATGCCTCAGGTGGTGCCGGCTGATCATCTTGCCAAAGCGCTTGAGTTCAAACGACTGTTTTCGCGCTATCAGCAAAATGCTGATCTGATCGCCGTGGGAGCGTATGTGCGAGGCAGTGATCCGCAAACGGATCGTGCGATAGAGATGTTGCCGGTACTACAGGCCTACTTGCAACAAGGTATGACTGAGTCGTTTGATCTTGAACGCTCCAAGCAGGAGTTAATTATGTCGATGAGTATACCAGCTGCATCAACAAACACATCCCAGGGGATGCGTGGTGGCGTTTCTCAGGGTGATAGGCGATGA
- the fliJ gene encoding flagellar export protein FliJ produces the protein MSKARSERLGVVLDLSRRQREAADRYLADAQQRVQQAEAQLIQLQNYMLEYQQQFTQAGQQGMTTNALQQHQAFIGRLEHALRQQHDTIRVSRQQLAQVKDYWQSVYARFKGIEKLTDKARTDEQYVRDKREQQDIDERSQRSRTLGI, from the coding sequence ATGAGTAAAGCCCGCTCTGAACGCTTGGGTGTGGTGCTGGATCTTTCGCGGCGCCAACGAGAAGCGGCTGACCGTTATCTGGCAGATGCTCAGCAGCGGGTTCAGCAGGCGGAAGCGCAGCTGATTCAACTACAGAACTATATGTTGGAATATCAGCAGCAATTTACCCAAGCGGGTCAGCAGGGTATGACGACCAATGCCTTGCAACAACATCAGGCGTTTATTGGCCGTCTGGAACATGCACTGCGCCAGCAGCACGACACCATCAGAGTTTCGCGGCAGCAATTGGCGCAGGTTAAAGACTACTGGCAGAGCGTTTATGCGCGTTTTAAAGGTATAGAGAAATTAACCGATAAAGCCCGCACTGACGAGCAATATGTACGTGATAAACGTGAGCAGCAAGACATAGACGAACGTTCCCAGCGTAGCCGTACTTTGGGTATATAA
- a CDS encoding flagellar hook-length control protein FliK, which produces MSSSTSTSQISGGLLSLSPGASGVVPQAGASLTAAVSGDSGSFYTLWMGITAQGQMATSDAGSLRQNPVTGGFSNGMELPPETAEQLLQKLDQLLQQVDEGETDLLESAVDLLRLGLQQTAPDGQIVQADSIELSESEVSDAELLAYLKALLATPSANTEAGSTTLSDSSLPLSDGAKEKLVSYLEQKLELPAAQNSTSTPHSLSDGLSTEEMAEAERVVRQLWTELESARQARVALSAEVDAETAKLQAAEAAADDLQRTGMSLEKTTESRGIPQGEGGAGRGSDVTPAVTSEANPPSSDLDGVIRQSDNPIAKTAQTLAGESQMTGSDDKADRLVVPLERPAQSREAEKERERRFEPVTGTSRESAMPMRPVSEVPRVDPAVAVLDSSTPEGRSASIEQVLSDRLKVAMSEERSTTVAARTESSNLQSAEAQRMAMPSSASPQVPIQQAQNAQDALMQKMLNPAWSKALGERAVMMAQQGPRMAEVRLDPPELGSLRIRVQIHGSDQVSLSFNAPNAAVREVLEQSMPRLREMFAEQGLNLADASVGDQSTQDRADKDPRDAVAKGFAGSGGDDFGDDFGDAPASRVGGRKIGLIDYYA; this is translated from the coding sequence ATGTCATCCTCAACTTCTACCTCTCAAATATCTGGTGGTTTACTATCGCTGTCTCCTGGTGCCAGCGGGGTCGTACCTCAGGCAGGAGCGAGCCTAACAGCGGCGGTGTCCGGTGATTCGGGCAGCTTTTATACTCTGTGGATGGGAATAACTGCTCAAGGTCAGATGGCAACATCCGATGCTGGCTCCCTGCGGCAAAACCCTGTCACGGGGGGCTTCTCTAACGGCATGGAGTTGCCGCCCGAGACGGCTGAGCAGTTATTACAAAAACTAGACCAGTTGTTGCAGCAAGTTGATGAGGGCGAGACTGATTTGCTTGAGTCAGCGGTTGATTTGCTACGGCTGGGTTTGCAACAGACTGCGCCGGATGGGCAAATAGTTCAGGCTGACTCGATTGAACTATCGGAGTCAGAGGTCAGTGATGCTGAACTGCTGGCGTATTTAAAGGCCTTGCTTGCAACTCCATCTGCAAATACTGAGGCAGGCAGCACCACCTTATCAGATAGCTCTTTGCCTTTGAGTGACGGTGCAAAGGAGAAGCTGGTCAGCTATCTGGAACAAAAGCTAGAGCTGCCAGCCGCTCAGAATTCTACATCTACGCCCCACTCTTTGTCAGATGGATTATCAACAGAAGAAATGGCAGAAGCAGAGCGAGTGGTTCGCCAGCTGTGGACCGAGCTTGAGTCGGCTCGTCAGGCGCGTGTTGCGTTAAGCGCAGAAGTTGATGCAGAAACTGCTAAGTTGCAAGCGGCGGAAGCCGCCGCTGACGATCTTCAACGAACCGGTATGTCATTAGAAAAGACTACTGAGTCTCGTGGTATACCCCAAGGTGAGGGTGGCGCAGGGCGTGGTAGTGATGTCACTCCTGCGGTTACTTCTGAAGCAAATCCTCCGTCTTCTGATCTGGACGGTGTCATACGTCAGTCAGATAATCCGATTGCTAAGACTGCACAAACGTTGGCTGGTGAGAGTCAAATGACAGGGTCTGATGATAAAGCAGATCGCTTGGTGGTTCCATTGGAGCGGCCCGCGCAGTCGCGTGAAGCAGAAAAAGAGCGAGAAAGACGCTTTGAACCTGTGACAGGAACGTCGCGTGAATCGGCTATGCCCATGCGCCCTGTGTCAGAAGTACCTCGGGTTGATCCAGCTGTAGCTGTTTTGGACTCTAGTACGCCGGAAGGTCGTTCTGCTTCAATTGAGCAAGTGCTGAGTGATAGGTTAAAAGTTGCTATGTCTGAAGAGCGTAGCACGACAGTTGCTGCGCGTACTGAAAGCAGTAATTTGCAGTCAGCTGAAGCGCAGCGTATGGCCATGCCAAGCAGTGCGTCTCCTCAGGTGCCTATTCAGCAGGCCCAGAATGCTCAGGATGCGCTAATGCAGAAAATGCTGAATCCTGCCTGGAGCAAAGCGCTCGGAGAGCGTGCTGTAATGATGGCGCAACAAGGGCCACGTATGGCTGAGGTCAGATTGGATCCGCCGGAGCTGGGTTCTTTGCGTATTCGTGTACAGATACATGGTTCGGATCAGGTATCGCTATCCTTTAATGCGCCAAATGCGGCTGTACGTGAAGTGCTTGAGCAAAGTATGCCGCGTTTACGCGAGATGTTTGCTGAGCAGGGGCTTAATCTGGCTGATGCTTCTGTCGGGGATCAATCGACTCAGGATCGGGCAGACAAAGATCCGCGTGATGCTGTCGCCAAGGGGTTTGCCGGGAGTGGCGGTGACGATTTTGGTGATGATTTTGGTGATGCGCCAGCCTCACGTGTTGGGGGGCGTAAAATAGGACTTATTGATTATTATGCCTGA
- a CDS encoding flagellar basal body-associated FliL family protein has product MADKDAQADAAPVPKSGKKKLIIILAASLLLVLLVGGAAFFLLSGGEDETEVAAENVPTEAIYIKLRTLEGRPMFVASLENPDGNRHFMQIYAEAKTRDPAVEQLLSQHMPLVVARLNTLFTTSDPKALRSVEGVRVLQNDATALVNRLVEDRGGVAGVEIVLFTNFVMQ; this is encoded by the coding sequence ATGGCTGATAAAGACGCTCAGGCTGATGCTGCGCCAGTGCCGAAGAGTGGTAAGAAAAAGCTGATTATTATCCTTGCGGCCAGCTTGCTGCTGGTTTTGCTAGTGGGTGGCGCCGCTTTTTTTCTGCTCTCCGGGGGCGAAGATGAAACTGAGGTGGCCGCTGAGAACGTGCCAACCGAAGCAATTTATATCAAGTTGCGTACGTTGGAGGGGCGCCCGATGTTTGTGGCTTCGCTGGAAAACCCGGATGGTAATCGTCATTTTATGCAAATTTATGCAGAAGCTAAAACCCGTGATCCTGCTGTGGAGCAACTGCTGAGTCAGCATATGCCGCTGGTTGTTGCCCGGCTAAATACTTTATTTACTACATCAGACCCCAAAGCGCTACGTAGCGTAGAGGGTGTGCGCGTCTTGCAAAATGATGCGACTGCATTGGTGAATCGTCTGGTTGAAGATCGCGGCGGTGTCGCAGGTGTGGAAATTGTACTATTTACCAATTTTGTAATGCAGTGA
- the fliM gene encoding flagellar motor switch protein FliM — MSVKDLLSQDEIDALLHGVDDGDVETADEDEDDDGSGVRPYDLASQERIVRGRMPTLEMVNERFARLARVTLFNLLRRSADVTVGGVQVMKYGDYIHTLYVPTSMSLMKVHPWRGTGLFIIDAKLVFKLVDQYFGGDGRHAKIEGRDFTPTETRLVHKTVMQLLHDLREAWLPVAEVAFEQVSHELNPAMANVVGPSEVVIVNTFQVDLEGGNGDFHVTLPYSMVEPIRDQLMSSYQSSEHETDERWLNSLRKDIVCARLNLDLLVAEREMTLRDVVALEQGDVIPLDISDHLTLSANGLPMYTCQLGASRGNLAVKIVETIQHDND, encoded by the coding sequence ATGTCGGTCAAAGATCTACTTTCGCAGGATGAAATTGATGCCTTGTTGCATGGCGTTGATGACGGCGATGTGGAAACCGCCGACGAGGACGAAGATGATGATGGTAGTGGTGTTCGCCCCTATGATCTAGCCAGTCAAGAACGCATTGTGCGTGGGCGGATGCCTACGTTGGAGATGGTCAATGAGCGTTTTGCTCGATTGGCCAGGGTGACACTCTTCAATTTGCTCAGACGCTCAGCCGATGTGACTGTGGGTGGTGTGCAGGTGATGAAGTATGGCGACTATATACATACGCTTTATGTGCCCACCAGTATGTCGTTAATGAAGGTTCACCCCTGGCGTGGTACAGGGTTATTTATTATTGACGCTAAGCTGGTTTTTAAACTGGTTGACCAGTATTTTGGTGGTGACGGGCGGCATGCAAAAATTGAGGGTCGTGATTTTACCCCAACGGAAACGCGCCTGGTGCATAAAACTGTGATGCAACTATTGCATGATCTTCGTGAGGCTTGGTTGCCGGTAGCTGAGGTGGCTTTTGAGCAGGTATCACATGAGCTCAACCCGGCTATGGCCAATGTGGTGGGTCCAAGCGAAGTGGTCATAGTGAATACCTTTCAGGTGGATCTCGAAGGTGGGAATGGTGACTTTCATGTCACTCTACCTTATTCAATGGTAGAGCCGATTCGCGATCAACTGATGTCATCTTATCAAAGTAGCGAGCATGAAACAGATGAGCGTTGGCTGAACTCCCTGCGTAAAGATATTGTTTGTGCGCGACTCAATCTGGATTTATTGGTGGCTGAGCGTGAAATGACGCTGAGGGATGTTGTTGCGCTTGAGCAGGGTGATGTGATTCCATTGGATATATCCGATCATCTCACCTTGAGTGCCAATGGCTTGCCTATGTATACCTGCCAACTCGGTGCATCACGTGGTAATCTTGCAGTGAAAATAGTTGAAACAATCCAGCATGATAATGACTGA
- the fliN gene encoding flagellar motor switch protein FliN — protein sequence MEEQVGGDADSGDTADQAAVKAVELSELKDESSPVNDAKLDVILDIPVKLTVEVGGTEIAIRNLLQLNQGSVLELSRVAGEPLDVKVNGTLIAHGEVVVVNDHYGIRLTDVISPQERIWRLK from the coding sequence ATGGAAGAGCAGGTAGGTGGTGATGCTGATTCTGGCGATACAGCGGATCAGGCTGCTGTAAAAGCTGTTGAGTTGTCTGAGCTGAAAGATGAGTCCTCCCCGGTTAATGATGCCAAGCTGGACGTCATACTCGATATACCGGTTAAATTAACGGTTGAAGTTGGTGGAACTGAAATTGCTATCAGAAACCTGTTGCAGTTGAATCAGGGCTCAGTTCTTGAACTCAGTCGTGTAGCAGGGGAGCCTCTGGATGTGAAGGTTAATGGGACCTTGATTGCTCATGGTGAAGTGGTTGTTGTAAATGACCATTATGGCATTAGGCTTACTGATGTTATCAGTCCACAGGAACGCATCTGGCGTCTTAAATAA
- the fliO gene encoding flagellar biosynthetic protein FliO — MSITSVLQLVLGLALVLGTIFLIAWLLRKVTLLPGQHRKLRVVAALSLGNRERAVLVQVGDEQLLLGVAQGQVSLLKSFDQPVIELESGQNSAFSKKLSQYLQKRSE; from the coding sequence ATGAGTATTACCTCTGTGTTGCAGCTAGTACTGGGGCTTGCTCTGGTTTTAGGAACTATTTTTTTAATTGCCTGGTTGTTGCGAAAGGTGACGTTACTACCGGGTCAGCATAGAAAGCTACGTGTTGTTGCTGCTTTGTCTTTGGGTAATCGTGAGCGTGCGGTGTTAGTGCAGGTGGGCGATGAGCAGCTATTGCTAGGCGTGGCTCAGGGTCAGGTCAGCTTGCTAAAAAGCTTTGATCAGCCGGTAATTGAACTGGAAAGTGGTCAGAACTCGGCATTTTCCAAAAAGCTCAGCCAATACTTACAGAAGCGGAGTGAATAA
- the fliP gene encoding flagellar type III secretion system pore protein FliP (The bacterial flagellar biogenesis protein FliP forms a type III secretion system (T3SS)-type pore required for flagellar assembly.): protein MARYLWLLPLLLFFLPSLVYAETGISAFTLSVDENGDAEYSVTIQILALMTLLTFLPAMLMMMTSFTRIIIVFAILRQALGLQQTPSNQVMVGLALFLTFFIMAPVFDRINEVAVQPYMAEELTSMEALEAASRPFHKFMLGNTRESDLDMFMRISDTPRVESPEDVPMRILVPAFVISELKTAFQIGFMLFIPFLVIDLVVASVLMAMGMMMLSPVIVSLPFKIMLFVLADGWAMVVGTLAASFGV, encoded by the coding sequence ATGGCACGCTACCTCTGGCTGCTGCCTCTGCTGCTTTTCTTTTTGCCCTCTCTGGTTTATGCAGAAACAGGTATCTCTGCCTTTACACTCAGTGTTGATGAAAATGGTGATGCTGAGTATTCGGTAACCATTCAGATATTGGCTCTGATGACATTGCTGACATTCCTGCCAGCCATGTTGATGATGATGACCTCATTTACCCGCATCATTATTGTATTTGCTATTTTAAGGCAAGCGCTGGGTTTGCAGCAAACACCCTCCAATCAGGTCATGGTAGGGCTGGCCCTGTTCCTGACTTTTTTTATTATGGCTCCAGTTTTTGACCGTATAAATGAAGTGGCAGTTCAGCCCTATATGGCAGAAGAGCTGACGAGTATGGAAGCATTGGAAGCGGCTTCTCGGCCGTTTCATAAGTTTATGCTAGGTAATACGCGAGAGAGTGACCTGGATATGTTTATGCGTATTTCAGATACACCGCGTGTTGAAAGTCCTGAAGATGTGCCAATGCGTATACTTGTGCCTGCATTTGTGATCAGTGAGTTGAAAACAGCTTTTCAGATAGGCTTTATGTTATTTATTCCTTTTCTGGTGATTGATCTGGTGGTGGCGAGTGTGTTGATGGCGATGGGTATGATGATGCTGTCGCCGGTGATAGTGTCTCTGCCTTTTAAAATCATGCTGTTTGTTCTGGCCGATGGTTGGGCTATGGTAGTCGGTACACTAGCTGCAAGCTTCGGAGTCTAA
- the fliQ gene encoding flagellar biosynthesis protein FliQ: MLIENTLALYGSAFWLIIKFVTVIVGPALIVGLIISVFQAATQINEQTLSFLPRLIVSLLALMYFGPWMVTQILDEFNYLFMNIPILIG; the protein is encoded by the coding sequence ATGTTGATTGAAAACACGTTAGCTCTTTATGGTAGTGCCTTCTGGTTGATTATCAAATTTGTGACTGTCATAGTTGGGCCCGCATTAATTGTAGGTCTGATTATTTCAGTGTTTCAGGCCGCAACACAGATCAATGAACAGACCCTCAGCTTTCTTCCGCGTCTTATCGTCAGTTTGCTGGCATTAATGTATTTTGGACCATGGATGGTTACTCAGATTCTAGACGAGTTTAACTACCTATTTATGAATATACCGATTCTGATAGGTTAA